One region of candidate division Zixibacteria bacterium HGW-Zixibacteria-1 genomic DNA includes:
- a CDS encoding ABC transporter permease, producing the protein MRKYLRYIYTLAILIILWQIVSMMAGNYALPGPITVLLKLVDDAGSQKYWQHIGASVFRIMAALAISFVTAVPLGLFLGMTPKIDRLAKPLIYLSYPVPKIVLLPIVLLIFGLGDLGKIVMLAMILFFQLLITTRDAARGVNRAARYSLYSLGGTNQDLFVHVIWPSCLPAVFTSLRIAAGTVVAVLFFVESISTKYGMGFYILDAWGRADIPQIFAGMVSLAVLGVILYETFDFMERIFCRWNRI; encoded by the coding sequence ATGCGTAAGTATCTGCGGTATATATATACCCTGGCGATATTGATAATCCTCTGGCAGATTGTCAGCATGATGGCCGGCAATTATGCCCTGCCCGGGCCGATTACCGTCCTGCTGAAACTGGTGGACGATGCCGGCTCGCAAAAATACTGGCAGCATATCGGAGCCTCGGTTTTTCGTATCATGGCCGCGCTGGCAATCTCATTCGTGACGGCGGTTCCCTTGGGATTATTCCTGGGCATGACGCCGAAGATTGACCGGTTAGCCAAACCGTTGATATATCTGTCCTACCCCGTACCCAAAATAGTCCTGCTTCCGATTGTACTGTTAATTTTCGGTCTGGGCGATTTGGGGAAAATAGTCATGCTGGCCATGATTCTGTTTTTCCAGCTTCTTATTACCACTCGTGATGCCGCACGCGGTGTCAATCGGGCCGCACGTTATTCGCTGTACAGCCTGGGTGGAACCAATCAGGATCTTTTCGTGCATGTCATCTGGCCGTCGTGCCTTCCGGCCGTATTCACGTCACTGCGAATCGCGGCCGGAACCGTAGTTGCCGTTCTTTTCTTTGTCGAGTCGATCAGTACGAAGTACGGCATGGGTTTTTACATTCTCGATGCCTGGGGCCGGGCCGATATCCCTCAGATATTCGCGGGGATGGTATCTCTCGCGGTGCTGGGCGTCATCCTTTATGAAACATTTGATTTTATGGAGCGCATTTTTTGCCGATGGAACCGAATCTGA